One genomic window of uncultured Fibrobacter sp. includes the following:
- a CDS encoding aspartate-semialdehyde dehydrogenase, with product MIRNVAIMGATGAVGQEILSILEERNFPLQSLKLLASERSAGKEFKFKGETLKCEVLNKDSFKGIDLVLSSAGAAISQEFAPIAVENGAVVVDNTSFFRMDPAVPLVVPEVNPEDIKLYKAELGGKGIIANPNCTTIMMVVVLNPIEKISHIKKIHISSYQSASGAGAIAMEELKQQYKDILETGSTTHINKFPFQLAYNVIPQIDKMTENDYTKEEMKMFNETRKIMHSDVRTSATCVRVSSLRSHSESVWFETERPVSVEEIRNALKNAPGVTLKDDPQNYVYPMPLESAGKDNIFVGRIRKDLADENSNTLWLTGDQIRKGAALNAVQIGEILAKGV from the coding sequence ATGATTCGCAACGTAGCCATCATGGGTGCCACCGGCGCCGTGGGCCAAGAAATCCTCTCCATCCTCGAAGAGCGCAACTTCCCGCTGCAGAGCCTCAAGCTCCTCGCCTCCGAACGCAGCGCAGGCAAGGAATTCAAGTTCAAGGGCGAAACGCTCAAGTGCGAAGTCCTGAACAAGGATTCCTTCAAGGGCATCGACCTGGTGCTCAGCTCCGCCGGTGCAGCGATTTCCCAGGAATTCGCCCCCATCGCAGTCGAAAACGGTGCCGTGGTCGTGGACAACACGAGCTTCTTCCGCATGGACCCGGCTGTTCCGCTGGTCGTGCCGGAAGTGAACCCCGAAGACATCAAGCTCTACAAGGCTGAACTCGGTGGCAAGGGCATCATCGCCAACCCGAACTGCACGACCATCATGATGGTCGTTGTGCTCAACCCGATCGAAAAAATCTCCCACATCAAGAAGATTCACATTTCTTCTTACCAGAGCGCTAGCGGTGCAGGTGCCATCGCCATGGAAGAGCTCAAGCAGCAGTACAAGGATATCCTTGAGACTGGTTCTACTACGCACATCAACAAGTTCCCCTTCCAGCTTGCGTACAACGTGATTCCGCAAATCGACAAGATGACGGAAAACGACTACACCAAGGAAGAAATGAAGATGTTCAACGAAACGCGCAAGATTATGCACTCCGACGTTCGTACGAGCGCCACCTGCGTGCGCGTGAGCTCTCTCCGTTCTCACTCCGAATCCGTGTGGTTCGAAACGGAACGTCCGGTGTCTGTGGAAGAAATCCGCAACGCCCTCAAGAACGCTCCGGGCGTGACGCTCAAGGACGATCCGCAGAACTATGTTTACCCGATGCCGCTCGAAAGCGCCGGCAAGGACAACATCTTCGTGGGCCGTATCCGCAAGGACCTCGCCGACGAGAACAGCAACACGCTGTGGCTCACCGGTGACCAGATTCGCAAGGGCGCCGCTCTCAACGCCGTGC